A segment of the Marmota flaviventris isolate mMarFla1 chromosome 2, mMarFla1.hap1, whole genome shotgun sequence genome:
TCCATTCTTTGATCTCTAACAGACCCAGGATGTGGTCCAGCTCACATGAACAGCAGCTCCAGAAGTTCTTCTCCAGCTAAGGTGACAGATGAGGGCAAGGTAAGTTCTGTAGTTACTGTGAATCATGTGGTCGTGCAGGAACATGTAGCTTTCCTACAGTACTTGCTCTTTGCTTTATCCTTCTTTGTGTTCTATTTGTACTgtcccatttgttttttaaaaagcaaactgttCCCCAAGAACCTGAGACCCCCTCAGTTTCCACCAGTACTTCTTTGACTGAGCATCCAGTTGGAGTAAGTACTTAGAGGTTGAGAACTGAATTGGGTTTTATTCTGTGCATTTCTGGGAAGGATATTCAGAGCATGACACTGATCTTGTTTGCTTTAAAACTGCATGCAATATTGAGCTTACTTTTCTCCTTAACTTGGGAATGTTGCTTAagtgtgtacaactataatgaactACAGAATGTGAAAAGTTATCACTCTATATGGTGTTTTGTGTTGAATGTTCTAAGGCGAAgtaaattcattataaaaattatataattcatcatttttatttttgtttggaagaatgCTATTTAAGAATTCCTCCATTGTGCAAACCCTATTTTGAGTGATTTGAATTAGATTGGTATCAGATTTTCTGAAAGTGAAATACTGTTTCAGTGAAACAATGATAATCTGAAATGACCTCTTGAGCCAGTCCCAAGCAGTGGTCTCATTTGTTCACATAAGTACATTCTCTTGTAACTGTGTTGCTATTATATCTGGTAGGTCTTCTGCAGctctataataaatttttaattgttcagtTTCAAACCCACTACTCATAGGAAATGATAAATCAATATCTCAAATGGTGTACagtaaatgaaagtaaatattaaagCCTTGTCTTCCTTGGAAATTTGTGTATATAGCACTGTGTTGGAAAATACTTCTCAAGTGCCAGTGTATATATATTCCAGGAATATACATCTCTGGAGAAATCTAAGGGCAGCTTAGATAAGATCCCAAACCCCTTTGTAGTAGAAGATTTAAAAGAGAGCAAAGACCCGTTGTTAGAGAGGAGTAGAGGTGGGAAAAGCATGGCTTGGAGGCAAACCTTGGGATTGAGTTCCTTTAATATGCAGTGTGGCCTTCAACAAATTACGATATTCCATTTGCTTTTGTTCCCTCTTACTTAAAACAAGACAGTCTACTTAAAGATCTCAGAGGTTGAATAATATATGAAAGACTTACTGACGATACTCTGAATAGTAGCTATTATTACATGGGTAGAGaatggatttttcattttattctgttcaTTCTTAATATGGAAGTAATGAGCTATTGTGATGAAAGGGAAGTGATGGGGAGGGGGGACTCCCTTTGATATAGATTGTAGTGAATACAGCATGACATACTGGTCAGAAATCACCTCTGTTAATAACCTCTGCCAGTCCTCTTGCCTTTCCATTTCCTGTGCAGATATAATCAGTAACAAACTGCTCCCTCTTGTGGCATCCTTCTAACTTCTGTAAGCTGTCAGTGGGAATAcacaggaggggtggggagagtttTGTTGCACTGATGGTGTTCTCTGGACAGATGCTTGTTTTGGGTTTTAGCTTTTATTGGTGTTGGTACTTTGTCTTAATACataggaattttaaaacttttaactgCTTTCAAATCTTAAATTGCAGGTTAATATGGCTATGAAAGGGCCCCCTCCTTTCTCAGGGGTACCCTTCATGGGCCCCCCCGATGGGACCCCCTATGAGACggcctccaccacctcccatttGGTATGGACCGCCACTTCATTTCGATGGGCCTTTTGGGCCTCGGCCAATTCCTCCACCATTTGGTATGATGATCTGAACAGTAGTGATTGACTTATAAATCACATTCATCTTTCATTTCTATTGCTTGCTAAAACAGTTGGTTGCTATCTCAGGTCTTAACAATGAAAGGATAAAGCTGAGTACATTTTAACTTTTCCTCCAGTTTTCTGGGACATATGGGACACTACATAATCTTATACTGAGATAGGCAATAGCTATCTATCATAGACAAGGATAAGGGGCTATATacagaaaagcaagaaatattACTTCTGCAGATGTTTGTTGAAAATCTGTTGATACGCACTGCAATGGATGGAAAGGTGGATGAGACACATGCcataacttaaaattttgtcACAGATATGAAAATCCTATAACATAAAGTTTGTAATCACCCATAACGGAAGCATAAGCAGTAGGTTATagaatatagaaaaggaaaagtcaaaCCCTCCTTACCTTGAGAAAAGTCAGAGGGAAGTGTTAAAGAGGAGGATTTAACAGTGACCTAATAAATGTTGCTGATTTAATTAGGTGGCTATGGAAGGCCTTTTCCAGGAGGGCATGCACCTTGATTCTGATGGCATGTGTAAAGTCCATGCTGAAATACTTCATGAATTTTTAATGGATACAGTAATAAATAGTGGGATTTCCTTTTATCAAAATTTCTTTGATGTAGTAAAGTTCTTATTTCATAATCTATCATCTTGTCATGGTAATATAGTACTTCCAAATATAAATGGAGCTCTTGTGAGATAGAAATAATTCTGCAATTATAtagtagggaaagaaaaaagacaagccTGGAGCTAGGTAGAGCTATGTTTAAATCCTTAATATGTTGCTTCATGGCTGGTTGGCCAAAGGCTATAACCTAAACTTGTTCCATCTCAGTTTGCCTCATCTGGCAAGTCAGGATGTTCACCAGTTGATGTTCTAGGCTTGGGAGAATTAAAGACTATATTAACATACTTGAAATCACCCTAGTTCAGAAATTTCTGGGTATTTACataacttcctttttattttccaggtCCTGGTATGTGTCCACCAATAGGCTTTAGAGAATATTCACCAGGTGTTCCACTTGGAAAAACGGGATTTGCGTTTTGACCCTCGTGTTTTTTTTCCAGGACCCGCACCATTTAGACCTTTAGGCTCATTTGGCCCAAGAGAGTACTTCATTCCTGGTGCCCCATTACCACCTCCAACTCATGGTCCCCAAGACTATGGGCCACCACCTGTTGCAAAAGACTTAATGCCTTCAGGCTTTAAAGATGAACCTCCACCTACACCTGATTCTCAGAGTAGTGAGGGCTGTTCACAGGCCTTAAAACTGGGCCCATAAAATTAACCTCTGACACTTAGTCAGAAAGTGGATTATGAACTATTCATTGTGTTAAAGGATTATTggcttcaaaatataaaagtttattttaaatggtCTATGTTTTTAGAATGAAGCTGCCTTGGCGCAGTACACATTTTGAGCCAAAATATTTTCCCCCTAAATATCCCCCACTTAAGCTAGAGTATAATTCCAACTTTAAAACGTGCAATAAGGAATACCTTTGTTTTAGTTAATGTAGCATATACAATTGCTAAATGATTTAGAATGTCATAATTATGGACATTTCCTGTGGAAATGCTTTAAGAACATGTATTTCCATTATCCTATTTTTAGTGTATTCCAGTTGATAGAGAAATGGTGTTTTATAAGCTTGATTTTTCCTCTTCCAATATCTGGTCACAGAGACTGTTACGCTAAAAATGTTTACTCAAAGATCATAAACATAATTTTCCTTCTTGCTGAAGTTCTTTGTTGTAATAGTTcataaaaaattgtttattaatatttcccaAGTGTCTGTTGATTCATTGGATCGTCATGAGACTTTGTGCCATTGGGGAAGCATGTAAACTCACTTTCAGAACTGAAGATGGTGACTTGGAAGCATATTCCCTGTTGCTCACTGTTAAGGAGGCTGGACCTTGGTCAACTGTGGACTTCTACAGAGGATTTCTTTTACTTGTGAGAAGTCGTGTGGCTCTATTTTTGTAGCACATTCATGTACTTTTTTCTAACCATTGTCCATGTGAGAATGGTTTTCTGAGAATGAGTTTACATTAGTAGCAAGAGTTGTTTGACCTGAAGTTCTACTGCTTTTGCCATTATTGCATTATAACAGTAAAATATAAGGTGGTATGTTGTGtctataaaaaataaggaaatttctttttaaaaatgtacacacacactcttctCTTTCCCATACCTTGCCACTGATTTTCAAggaatatgattaaaaaaattagaaaagtataaTCCTctgagaaagaatgaatgaaactcTAAGGCTTATAATGTCTTTAATCAGCAACTATGGGctgaattaaattcttttttttttgatagatactcaaatatattttatttaaaaatcaattaaagcaAGTCCTGAATCTGTAACTACTGTCTTTAAAACAATGTTTCTAAGAACTAGCTCTCCAGAGCTGTAATTTTAATTACGGCAATTTTAACAGTACATTTTAAGAGGtttaagatttaaataaaattataaaagcctGGTACTTTTGTTTACTGCTAGACCatattcttccattcttttaAGTTCTAGAAAGTAAAAGGATTGTTGAAACCTACAACATAACATATCATTGTTCTTTTTATGCCcctaaatattctgaaaataggGGCAAAAGCTTCAGTTTGAAACAAAATCTCTGTGAAACAAAATCTAAACTACTGAAGAATTCAATCTACATAACCTCCATTTAATATCAGAAGCAGCAGCTGTGTGTAAGAGGAAAACCATATAATAGCTTATGCCATTTTtaaccatgtaaaataaaatttaagtcacAAATACCAATTTTGAACGTATCTTTCAACCTCTACAGGACACAAGGCAATGCTGAAGTTACTataacttctaattttaaaatagcatttaaataaaGGTGATGTCAGGAAGATAGATTTTCAAGGAAaggcagatttatttttttattcaaagcaACAGTAGTTTTCCCTCTaaagccttttttgtatttattctatTAGTAAGCTATAATGCGTTCTACGTAGTTTATCTGAGCAGTTCTGAACCCACCCATAGTTGCCTCTCCTTACATCCATCTGATTGTACCACTTCTGTAGCAAAGCCCAAGGTAGCTGCCCATATACAGGTTGTGTAGAGAATACTGTCCCTTGATTCAGTTATACTTTTGTATCTCAAAAGTTTTAGAAGTCCTCTCCAGCAAATTGTGTTTGAGTTTAGTTActaaaatcatttcatttgtgAAGCAGTAGTGTTTCAACCTGAAAGTATTACTGCTATAGTTGTAATTAATGTCCAGTGACTCATCCCCTCCCACACTAGAAAGTAAATTTAAACAACTAATTTGTGAGATACAGATTGTTTTGTGTTAATTGCTTCAATATAAAAtcacctttttttgggggggaggtttGGTCATTCAGGTCTGAATTAAAGCTAAGCTGATGACAATGTTCAATTTAAGTTCGTTTAATGCTGATGAAAGACATTCATACAAagcatcctcttttttttttttttttcatataacccCATTCTTTGGtggcagctggggttgtggctcagtggtagagtacttgcctagcacaggcaaggccctgggtttaatcctcagcaccacataaataaatagaggttaaaaaaaataaagcattcttaTGTGAAGGATGCTAAATGtttcttcatataaattttcactttgaggggctggggttgcgtgtgaggcactgggtttgatcctcagcaccacatataaatataaaggtactgtgtccatctacaaccaaaaaaaaggtttttgttcttttttaaattatcactttGATATACATGTTTTATAGTCTACgagaaaacagaaagaacaatGTATCAGTTTTGCTACATTTTAATAGTAGATTTTAAGGGAGCAACATCAAACATCAGTAACATCAAACAAAAAGGTACTGAGTACTCCACAGGGTACAGAGTGCTGCCCAAGCACCTTGGAAAGTTTACATGACATGGAGAAGATGAGTCCCTTCTCTTGAGAAGTTTACAGTCTGGAAATTTTGACTACTCAGAGTTTCAGTTGAGTGAACATTTTATTAAGGCAAATTCTTCATTTCCTAGAACTACTGTAGACTGAACTATTTTTGCATTTGTGAAATTAACCCAATCCAGATGAAAGACTAATTTTGGCCGAGAATTCTTTCAGGCTCatatagttttattaattttcatctaGTAAACAAAATTGACCTAACAGacaactgaaaaattaaagactAGATCTCTTGAAGTGCAAGGGCTAAAACAActgttattcattttaaaaagcaaatggatGGTATCATTAGGGTTTACACTAGTTTAAAAATAGGCCAAGTATTGCATTCCCTTCATGCATTGTTCATTTAAAACAGTGAATATTAAAATACATGGGTTCTACATGTAACCCACAAAAAAGCTCCTCACAAATCTTTATGTTCTGTGTATCAAATATCCACCTCGTGTActatgaaagttttatttatgtcTCATCATTAAGTTAAAAGTAATGTAAATAGTGAAATTATAATAGGCTAATGACCtgcatattttcatatgattatCAATATATCTAAATAGGAAATAAATGTCAGTTGTATCTacctatattataaaaaatagaatatctttCCAGATTTTGCATACTCATCACTTTATAAAGACAAGGTATGCAGGTTTTAAGGTTTCACAATCAGTTGTCAGAAAAACAGCAGTTGTTCCTGTAGTATCTCATTAGCATCTGACTCAATTATTTTTAGATGACATGATTTAGAAGACGTAAACCCACCCCAAAATTTGTAATTATTCTGAGAGAGATGGTTTTAATGTTAACCCTAGAAACAATAGCAATGTGATGTAGAACAACTAATCGACATGACTAAAAATATGCTCACTTTTAGAAAAACAATCTGGTCATCTGGAAAAAAGTCACAGCTACAACCTGGAGAACACTCCCATATAAGATATTGATCTGGTCAAGGCACACTATTTCTAAGTAGAACTATCAGATGAGGGTGAATTTAGGCCAGCTCTAAGGAACAGCCTATAAGACAGACCATAACTGATCCAATTTCCTTTCAAAGCAATCTGGTACTATCCTACCCACTTCAATTCAAAAGTTTGAAGTTAATTCAAATCAAAAGACCATATTGGAGCAAAAGTGAGCAAATGTGTAAACACTAGCACATTCTTATTGCTGTATTAAGTTTGAAGATGAGCATACCTACCACAGTAGTATTGTTCCAGGAAGCAGGGTAGGAACAGTGGTAAATTAGGAAACAGACTATTAATTGCACAATTAATTGAAAAGTAAAAACATGTTTCAAAATCTACAATAAACCTGTATCCAAAGGAGTCATAACAATGAAGTGCTGGACTTTAGTTCTGTGGTACAGCTTTGCAATGGACTCACTGGCCGATAGGTACGGCTCACTTCCTTCCTCCTGTAGGATGAATATGCTACACAGAGCTATGATGATTTCTACTGAGTGGTAAAATTCACAGAAATTCCACATTACTCATGTCAGAATCATTCCATGTGCAAAGTTTGATGTAGATGAAGATAAAGTGGTTTCTTGGTCAATAactgcaatttctttcttttaaagtcaGTGGGTTTCTTGTATCTGTAACCACAATAGAAAGATCATTGTTTAAAATACTTTGATGATTGATCTACTCCAATGTTACATTCTAGATAAGAGGGACTAAGAAGAAACATGAACTAGTAACCATTAAAACAGTAAGAATCCTATATGTATATCACTTACAGTTCTATTACAATTGGCCCAGGTTTAATCTCATCTATCTCCATGAAAGCAAAACACTTGGTGCTGGTAAACCTTTTTTTAGGCTTGTAGTGTTTGAATTCAAAGAAGATAGCTGCACCTAAGGAATTAAAACAAACCACATAAGCCAGAGACCACACATTTCTTACGTGTCACCAGAAGCCTATGATTTTACAAATTAACATGTGTCAAACAGTCTGATGACACAACTGTTGATAACTCACTGTGGCTGTCACTCCAAGCTCTTCTACCATGTCTGAGTGACATTTCTCCATATCATTTAATTCTACAAAGTACAACAAAATTGTATAGCAAGAATGTAAGTTATGTACACAGGTAGAATCATAAactaccaaaatataaaatattaaataccacAAGAAAAACAGAAGTTACTTAAATATCAGCAGTACCTATAGAAATGGTTTCAATAAGCACCTATATTAGatagaatagaaatttaaaagagttcatttaaaaaaaattctagcttACATCATTTCTCTCCCTCCTGAAACCACCAAGCCCAGATTGCCCTTTCCATATTCTTACAAACTAACTGCCAGTTATAGTATCTTTTTACCCAATGCatcttattgaaagaaaaaaaataattctttaactgTTAGAAAGTAATCATTAGGTTCCTAAAAGGAC
Coding sequences within it:
- the LOC114080650 gene encoding axin interactor, dorsalization-associated protein-like; translation: MTLLTIRIEKIGLKDAGQCIDPYITVSVKDLNGIDLTPVQDTPVASRKEDTYVHFNVDIELQKHIEKLTKGAAIFFEFKHYKPKKRFTSTKCFAFMEIDEIKPGPIVIELYKKPTDFKRKKLQLLTKKPLYLHLHQTLHME